The Cydia pomonella isolate Wapato2018A chromosome 17, ilCydPomo1, whole genome shotgun sequence genome includes a window with the following:
- the LOC133526957 gene encoding uncharacterized protein LOC133526957: protein MNIPESTGESSCKRQENGDASAGSDRPLKKARFAWQVKGKYHLKNGASDPGKPSNASSNEVDRASSPSDDENECINAVGNTEQNLERLGDYLLKQDFNTLDSVITDSENSLLTPSTSLSSEKLPYPRYVSSFDNSSSNNSMSSSANSQENRSIPMSMVVSASYTEDQCIARWQARQMAKGFVDNTINRVLDSWNNNRFLALDVAEFINNLPGDNSIENEGILMAISAHGLQNTSSSSSNEDSQNEEQACSYMSVKDDAFPSPPSSPIRSDDGIRTEPVKLKQSDDGVPKNELDLSWYSDDKRNVNSETQFSFFPESSTSSYQYFTESEPLQPPSIDYDASENMNSSGADIMTSQYDFLDAAVSFAIQNKGLTSFGSDYG, encoded by the exons ATGAATATTCCGGAATCAACTGGAGAGTCATCGTGTAAACGACAAGAAAATGGCGACGCATCAGCAGGTTCTGATCGCCCACTTAAAAAGGCTCGTTTCGCGTGGCAAGTAAAAGGAAAATATCACTTGAAAAATGGTGCTTCTGACCCTGGAAAACCCTCAAATGCTTCTTCGAACGAAGTAGACAGGGCTAGCTCGCCTTCGGATGACGAAAACGAATGTATTAACGCCGTGGGTAACACGGAACAAAATTTGGAAAGATTAGGCGATTACTTATTGAAACAGGACTTTAATACGCTTGACTCAGTTATCACTGATTCTGAGAACTCTCTGTTGACGCCAAGCACAAGTTTATCATCTGAGAAACTGCCTTATCCTAGATATGTGAGCTCATTTGACAACAGTAGCTCTAATAATAGCATGTCTTCCAGTGCGAACAGTCAGGAGAACAGATCTATTCCTATGTCCATGGTGGTGTCGGCGTCCTACACTGAGGACCAGTGTATAGCGCGGTGGCAGGCCAGACAG ATGGCCAAAGGATTtgtggacaatacaataaaCCGTGTATTGGATTCATGGAACAACAATCGGTTCCTGGCTCTGGACGTCGCCGAGTTCATCAACAACCTGCCCGGTGACAACAGCATCGAAAATGAAGGCATCCTTATGGCCATATCTGCACACGGCTTACAAAACACTTCAAGCTCTAGTAGTAATGAAGACAGTCAGAATGAAGAGCAAGCCTGCAGCTACATGAGCGTTAAAGATGATGCCTTCCCTTCACCTCCAAGTAGTCCCATACGATCAGATGATGGAATAAGAACTGAACCTGTAAAACTAAAACAGAGTGATGATGGTGTCCCAAAAAATGAATTAGACCTGTCTTGGTACAGTGATGACAAAAGAAATGTAAatagtgaaacacaattttctTTCTTCCCCGAGTCTTCCACTTCGTCATATCAATACTTTACTGAGTCGGAGCCCCTTCAGCCACCCAGTATTGACTATGACGCGAGTGAGAACATGAACTCTAGTGGTGCTGATATCATGACAAGTCAGTATGACTTCCTGGATGCCGCTGTTTCTTTTGCAATACAAAACAAAGGCCTGACTTCTTTTGGATCTGATTATGGTTAA
- the LOC133526757 gene encoding protein pygopus has protein sequence MSHNLAGMPGAYRLPGPGLGPPDFKPPMETPTPSAPAPSNPKKRRKTSNANNALAPQPPPTAQDLLPPPLTGYGDTIVASNPFDDSPSTISHNGPMMSQNGPMMSQNGPMGMMGPMHSMGGPPMRHMSPLPHSMSPMNQQMPPRGISPMGNMSPMGHMGGMSPMGGPNMGMSNHSMGPGMGPASRSMGSPMSPMNSMPMGSPMSSGPMGSPMNMGSMAGSHMSNSPMGPPMHSPLGAGSMNGPMNGPMGGGGPGMNVPRMNGPMGPSCSNGSMGPSSSIMSSNPMQSGGMGPGHCGPIRHGSPMGSGMGGGPMGGNGPMSSMGPGPPYSSSHMGHGGPMGMGGSGNMGMGPGPGNMGNCGPLAGMSGMAMGGPGGQGVGPMGQGMGMFGPKPMPVSAGKVYPPDQPMVFNPQNPNAPPIYPCGVCHKEVHDNDQAILCESGCNFWFHRGCTGLTEPAFQLLTAEVYAEWVCDKCLHSKNIPLVKFKP, from the exons ATGAGTCACAACTTGGCTGGGATGCCCGGCGCCTACAGGCTGCCTGGGCCGGGCCTAGGCCCGCCGGACTTCAAGCCGCCCATGGAAACACCCACGCCTTCTGCGCCAGCACCCAGTAATCCAAAGAAGAGGAGAAAAACATCAAATGCTAACAATGCCCTTGCACCCCAACCCCCACCCACCGCACAGGACCTGCTGCCTCCACCATTAACAGGATATGGAGACACCATAGTCGCATCTAATCCTTTTGATGATTCTCCATCTACAATTTCACACAATGGCCCTATGATGAGCCAGAATGGCCCAATGATGAGTCAAAATGGCCCAATGGGAATGATGGGACCAATGCACAGTATGGGTGGACCCCCCATGAGGCACATGAGCCCTTTACCCCATAGTATGAGTCCAATGAATCAGCAAATGCCACCTCGGGGTATCAGTCCCATGGGCAACATGAGTCCAATGGGCCATATGGGCGGAATGTCACCAATGGGAGGCCCAAATATGGGAATGAGCAATCACAGTATGGGCCCAGGCATGGGGCCAGCGTCAAGGTCAATGGGTAGTCCCATGAGCCCTATGAATTCTATGCCAATGGGATCACCAATGTCTTCCGGGCCGATGGGAAGCCCTATGAATATGGGGTCAATGGCAGGCAGCCATATGAGCAACAGTCCAATGGGGCCACCCATGCATAGTCCTTTAGGAGCAGGTTCCATGAACGGGCCAATGAATGGCCCTATGGGTGGAGGAGGGCCAGGTATGAATGTGCCTCGAATGAATGGCCCCATGGGTCCCAGTTGTTCTAATGGTTCTATGGGCCCAAGTAGTTCTATAATGTCTTCAAACCCAATGCAGAGTGGTGGAATGGGACCAGGTCACTGTGGTCCGATAAGACATGGAAGTCCAATGGGCTCTGGCATGGGAGGAGGTCCTATGGGAGGAAATGGTCCAATGTCATCAATGGGCCCGGGTCCACCATACTCAAGCAGCCATATGGGACATGGAGGCCCAATGGGAATGGGAGGCAGTGGTAATATGGGGATGGGTCCGGGCCCAGGTAACATGGGTAATTGTGGGCCTTTGGCAGGCATGAGTGGCATGGCAATGGGCGGCCCCGGAGGGCAAGGAGTAGGCCCAATGGGACAGGGAATGGGGATGTTCGGGCCAAAGCCAATGCCTGTTAGTGCTGGGAAAGTGTATCCCCCGGATCAACCGATGGTATTTAACCCACAAAACCCGAATGCTCCTCCCATCTACCCTTGTGGAGTATGTCACAAAGAAGTACATGATAATGACCAAGCCATTCTCTGTGAATCTGGATGCAATTTCTGGTTCCACAG GGGCTGCACAGGGCTAACGGAGCCGGCATTCCAGTTGCTCACAGCAGAAGTATATGCCGAGTGGGTGTGTGACAAGTGCCTGCACTCCAAGAACATCCCGCTGGTCAAGTTCAAGCCCTAG